The Coccidioides posadasii str. Silveira chromosome 5, complete sequence genome has a segment encoding these proteins:
- a CDS encoding uncharacterized protein (EggNog:ENOG410PHX6~COG:T~BUSCO:9495at33183): MVLNIPAVFRALISSSSKQNPSRHLRHRFSQWRAANSTYGISTPSPAKSEDSLAKCPFVFDTGYALSPKRPSRPFPPPFISPPSSSFSDPLTTHHRSQDARPSVNGEIIRGLTNGDDAILVSQHFLGVNDGVGAWATKPHGHAALWSRLILHFWALEVERNVNSTHPDPVEFLQRAYEQTVLATSSPNEWFGTTTSATALLHYKNNAGSVTPLLYVTNIGDCQILVLRPKEEKVVFRTHGQWHWFDCPMQLGTNSVDRPRDDATLSVVDLEEDDIVVALSDGVTDNLWEQDVLDVILLSLKHWESGKVENDVGDRTAGKGGGMVYIAQQLLQTARSIAQDPSAQTPYMEKAIDAGLAISGGKMDDISVVVGLCGRKPT, translated from the exons ATGGTCCTTAATATTCCAGCTGTTTTTCGGGCTCTGATATCATCATCTTCCAAACAAAACCCAAGCAGGCATCTACGTCACAGGTTCTCGCAATGGAGAGCTGCTAACTCGACCTACGGTATATCCACTCCATCGCCTGCGAAGTCAGAAGACTCTCTCGCCAAATGTCCCTTTGTATTCGACACAGGCTACGCTCTATCTCCGAAGCGGCCGTCCCGGCCTTTCCCTCCCCCTTTCATATCGCCGCCGTCTTCGTCGTTCTCCGATCCTTTGACGACGCATCATCGGAGCCAAGATGCGAGACCATCGGTCAACGGAGAGATTATCAGGGGGTTGACAAATGGCGATGATGCGATCCTTGTTTCTCAGCATTTTCTCGGAGTAAATGATGGAGTTGGCGCTTGGGCAACGAAACCCCATGGCCATGCGGC GTTATGGTCTCGATTGATCCTCCATTTCTGGGCTCTGGAAGTAGAGCGCAATGTCAATTCAACGCATCCCGATCCCGTGGAATTCCTGCAGAGAGCTTATGAGCAGACAGTTCTTGCTACGTCGTCACCGAATGAGTGGTTCGGAACTACTACAAGCGCTACCGCTCTCTTACATTACAAAAACAACGCAGGCTCGGTGACGCCACTGCTTTATGTAACGAACATTGGAGATTGTCAGATTCTTGTGCTACGCCCTAAAGAGGAAAAGGTGGTCTTTAGGACCCATGGCCAGTGGCATTGGTTTGATTGCCCCATGCAGCTCGGCACCAACAGCGTTGACAGACCACGAGATGACGCTACGTTGTCTGTAGTTGACCTCGAAGAAGATGATATCGTTGTTGCCTTATCCGATGGTGTCACGGATAACCTCTGGGAGCAAGACGTTTTGGACGTGATATTATTAAGCTTGAAGCACTGGGAAAGTGGCAAGGTGGAGAACGATGTCGGAGACCGTACCGCTGGCAAAGGCGGCGGAATGGTGTATATTGCGCAGCAACTGTTGCAAACAGCGAGATCCATCGCGCAGGATCCATCAGCGCAAACTCCATACATGGAGAAGGCAATTGATGCTGGATTGGCCATTTCAGGAG GCAAAATGGATGATATCAGTGTGGTTGTTGGCCTCTGCGGAAGGAAGCCAACGTGA
- a CDS encoding uncharacterized protein (BUSCO:246951at4751~EggNog:ENOG410PGZV~COG:S~BUSCO:6329at33183) — protein sequence MSSMITATAWVRRGIAAQFPEKYELDEDEINRISELARVQLEDAKIDLKAAREGNGGEEMDMDEGEHEAGSSSKVEGKGKGKEATKGNENGNADDDDDLKEYDMEHYDSDVVDEDGEQVTMFGNVKSLAYHQPHEQDPYLVVPEGEDEDNEREELQILPSDNLILAGKVEDEVAHLEVYVYEDAEDNLYVHHDIMLPAIPLCVEWLDMPVGRGSENRSHGNFVAVGTMEPDIEIWDLDLVDCMYPNAILGQGSEEESTDAISKKKKKKSKKANDGYHVDSVLALAANRQHRNLLASGSADQTVKLWDLNTLKCAKSYANHKDKICSMDWHPKESTILLSGSYDKTVVAADMRAPEAKTARFHVDSDVENVRWDPHDPNFFYVTTDNGIVYCHDIRNASAKPESIRPLWTLQAHDSSVSAFDVNPCIPGFIATGSTDKQVKLWNIQDNKPSMVVSRKLEVGKVFATSFAPDNEVSFRLAVAGSKGVVQVWDTSTNAAVRRAFAGRLGASVQFNEAKEERLVGVAQDDSDDSDDDEEMNADGQEGAGRDGWESMDED from the exons ATGTCCTCGATGATAACGGCCACCGCATGGGTGCGCCGTGGGATCGCAGCCCAATTTCCTGAAAAATACGAACTGGACGAAGATGAGATTAATAGAATATCGGAACTTGCAAGAGTTCAGCTTGAAGATGCAAAAATAGATCTGAAAGCGGCGCGAGAAGGGAATGGAGGTGAAGAGATGGACATGGATGAAGGAGAACACGAAGCTGGGAGCTCCTCAAAGGTAGAGGGCAAAggaaaaggcaaagaagCCACCAAAGG CAATGAGAATGGAAATGccgatgacgacgatgattTGAAAGAGTACGACATGGAACATTACGACAGTGATGTTGTCGATGAGGACGGCGAGCAGGTCACAATGTTTGGGAACGTTAAATCTCTCGCCTATCACCAACCCCACGAGCAAGATCCGTACCTCGTGGTACCAGAAGGCGAGGATGAGGACAATGAAAGGGAAGAACTACAGATCTTGCCATCCGACAACCTAATACTGGCCGGTAAGGTTGAAGACGAAGTCGCCCATCTGGAAGTATACGTGTATGAGGATGCGGAGGACAACCTCTACGTGCACCATGATATTATGCTTCCAGCCATACCACTGTGTGTGGAATGGCTGGACATGCCTGTTGGAAGGGGATCAGAAAACCGCTCGCACGGAAACTTTGTGGCGGTTGGTACCATGGAGCCTGACATCGAGATCTGGGATCTCGACCTGGTGGACTGTATGTATCCAAATGCCATCCTGGGGCAAGGAAGTGAAGAGGAAAGCACCGATGCAAtatcgaagaagaaaaagaagaagtcgAAAAAGGCCAACGATGGTTACCACGTAGATTCCGTTTTGGCTCTTGCGGCAAACAGACAGCATCGCAACCTGTTGGCTTCGGGATCAGCGGATCAGACCGTTAAACTATGGGATCTGAATACGCTTAAATGCGCTAAATCATACGCGAATCACAAAGACAAGATCTGCTCGATGGACTGGCACCCGAAGGAGTCTACCATCCTCCTCAGTGGGAGCTACGATAAGACTGTCGTTGCAGCCGATATGAGAGCGCCAGAAGCGAAAACAGCGCGCTTCCACGTTGACAGTGACGTCGAAAACGTGCGGTGGGATCCTCATGACCCGAATTTTTTCTACGTTACGACAGACAACGGCATCGTTTACTGCCACGACATCCGCAATGCGTCCGCTAAGCCCGAGTCGATAAGGCCGCTGTGGACGCTCCAGGCACACGATTCCTCCGTATCAGCGTTCGACGTCAATCCCTGCATCCCGGGCTTCATTGCCACCGGGTCCACGGACAAACAGGTTAAGCTCTGGAACATACAGGATAACAAACCAAGCATGGTGGTGTCGAGAAAGTTGGAAGTGGGAAAGGTCTTTGCTACTTCCTTCGCTCCAGACAATGAAGTTAGCTTCCGCCTTGCTGTCGCCGGAAGCAAAGGCGTGGTACAAGTTTGGGACACGTCGACCAACGCCGCAGTTCGCCGAGCCTTTGCAGGTCGACTCGGCGCTTCCGTGCAGTTCAACGAAGCGAAGGAGGAACGGTTGGTGGGCGTTGCACAAGACGACAGCGACGACTCTGATGATGACGAGGAAATGAATGCAGATGGGCAAGAGGGAGCAGGACGAGATGGCTGGGAATCTATGGATGAAGACTAG
- a CDS encoding RNA polymerase I-specific transcription initiation factor RRN3 family protein (BUSCO:75033at4751~EggNog:ENOG410PG3I~COG:K~BUSCO:3544at33183), which yields MPVAQTSRTMSRFHSSSRGDTPPSSAPSMSMPSKSILKVPMATAQKRKKIDMDLSSDVSTGSDSPGAAVPNKKRARVTFEMDTPGKGPGQQAVISGDVGAPAYEKSTALVREEVSRAIQRHLVGDSDAYDRVKEIFSVDPKALEVDGSPVYDLPTHTSLKNHLLGLLSNVSALDSACSGLVHAVLESEWLGRDEAYVKLFVRFLGTLAAARGGYLTAVLRMLVNNLREVPFGTGRLPGYAVVRNAEIYDRVHFGIQHIIQLIPAGSVTLSPILSSGFPHDTDTAKAHIVFTRNLIKMIDYAPELRSDILALITEKLVKIDVQIQVDLDDFEDEDEEKLHNEITAEAFVLEDDNSDVESTISDEESTSAETQRFKALKENINKIDYMLDLLFEYYSGPFNYGTLDDKENNLDLLLAHFQNIILPTYRSRHSQFLLFHYSQSSPILVDRFAAACIQIILSKSHPSVLRQYAAAYLASFVARGAHVTSEVVRDVFDLLCTHLKNLITEYESNCRGPDLRRYATFYATAQAILYIFCFRWRDLTTAAQEGDIDIHVELDLDQVRFPPNISDVLHTAIHSKLNPLKICSPSIVREFARIAHHVGFMYVFPLLETNKRIRIFTFRSSMSMDSRFGQIERETRADNDLGPQLDAYFPFDPYNLPRSRRWLEGDYVEWRGVPGLRDDDDDDDTDGRYDEEDELDHCTETDEDAH from the exons ATGCCGGTAGCCCAAACGTCGCGCACAATGTCCAGATTCCATTCTTCAAGCCGTGGCGACACTCCACCTTCGTCCGCTCCGTCGATGTCGATGCCATCCAAGTCCATCCTAAAGGTCCCGATGGCCACCGCCCAGAAACGTAAAAAGATAGACATGGATCTCTCCTCCGATGTCTCCACCGGTTCTGATTCTCCGGGTGCAGCAGTGCCGAATAAGAAACGTGCGAGAGTCACCTTCGAGATGGATACCCCCGGAAAGGGCCCAGGACAGCAGGCTGTGATAAGTGGTGATGTAGGCGCTCCAGCTTATGAGAAAAGCACGGCTTTGGTGCGAGAGGAAGTCAGCCGTGCTATTCAGCGCCATCTAGTTGGTGATAGTGATGCGTATGATCGTGTTAAGGAGATATTCTCTGTAGATCCAAAGGCATTAGAGGTCGACGGATCCCCGGTTTACGACTTACCTACACATACTTCGCTGAAGAATCATCTTCTGGGCTTGTTGTCGAATGTGTCGGCGCTTGACAGCGCCTGCAGTGGTCTTGTTCATGCAGTCCTTGAGAGCGAGTGGCTTGGAAGAGATGAAGCCTATGTGAAGCTCTTCGTGAGGTTCCTAGGCACATTGGCTGCCGCTCGTGGCGGTTATTTGACTGCGGTGTTGAGGATGTTGGTGAATAATCTACGTGAGG TCCCTTTTGGCACTGGCAGGCTTCCCGGTTACGCCGTCGTTCGAAATGCCGAAATATATGACCGAGTTCATTTCGGCATCCAACACATCATCCAATTAATTCCTGCCGGAAGTGTTACACTATCTCCTATCCTCTCTTCAGGCTTCCCGCACGATACGGATACAGCAAAGGCGCATATTGTATTCACTCGCAATTTGATTAAAATGATAGATTACGCACCCGAGTTGCGATCTGATATTCTTGCTCTAATAACTGAGAAGCTAGTAAAGATTGATGTGCAAATTCAAGTTGATTTAGACGATTTTGAGGACGAGGATGAGGAAAAACTCCACAACGAGATTACAGCTGAGGCATTCGTCTTGGAGGATGATAACTCGGATGTCGAAAGTACCATCAGCGACGAAGAAAGCACGAGTGCTGAGACGCAGCGTTTCAAAGCACTTAAGGAAAACATCAACAAGATTGATTATATGCTTGATTTGCTATTTGAATATTATTCCGGTCCGTTCAATTACGGCACTTTGGACGACAAAGAAAACAATCTAGACCTCCTCCTGGCTCACTTCCAGAACATCATCCTTCCTACTTACCGCTCTCGTCACTCTCAGTTCCTCCTCTTCCATTACTCGCAATCGTCTCCGATTCTGGTCGATCGATTTGCCGCTGCTTGCATTCAGATTATTCTCAGCAAGTCACATCCCTCTGTTCTTCGTCAGTATGCCGCTGCCTATCTGGCAAGTTTCGTGGCTCGAGGCGCCCACGTAACAAGCGAAGTTGTGCGCGACGTATTTGATCTTTTATGCACTCATCTAAAAAACCTAATTACCGAATACGAATCTAACTGTCGCGGGCCGGATCTCCGTCGTTATGCTACCTTTTACGCGACCGCCCAAGCAATCCTCTACATCTTCTGCTTCCGCTGGAGAGATCTTACAACCGCTGCCCAGGAAGGAGACATCGACATCCATGTTGAGCTTGACTTGGACCAAGTCCGTTTCCCACCAAATATCAGCGACGTCCTCCATACTGCAATCCATTCCAAACTTAACCCGCTGAAAATCTGCTCCCCGTCTATTGTGCGCGAGTTTGCTCGCATTGCGCATCACGTTGGATTCATGTACGTCTTCCCGCTTTTAGAAACCAACAAACGTATCCGCATCTTCACGTTTCGCTCCTCCATGTCCATGGATTCCCGCTTCGGGCAGATAGAGCGCGAGACACGCGCAGATAACGATCTGGGCCCGCAGTTGGATGCATATTTCCCATTTGATCCATATAATTTGCCTCGCAGTCGTCGATGGTTGGAAGGTGATTATGTCGAGTGGCGCGGCGTGCCGGGTTTAAgggacgatgatgatgacgacgataCTGATGGTCGATATGATGAAGAGGACGAGCTTGATCATTGCACAGAGACCGATGAGGATGCTCATTGA
- a CDS encoding uncharacterized protein (EggNog:ENOG410PS0F~COG:S) — MHSHLHTKDNINCEEIMNALDECHARGFLYKAIGGCNEVKREVNRCLGAERFKRAKKNRDMARENRSRIEQIWKDRGE; from the exons ATGCATTCCCACCTCCACACCAAAGATAACATAA ATTGCGAAGAAATCATGAACGCCCTGGACGAATGCCATGCCCGGGGTTTTCTCTACAAGGCCATTGGAGGTTGCAACGAGGTTAAGCGCGAAGTCAACCGGTGTCTCGGCGCAGAACGATTCAAGCGAGCGAAGAAAAACCGTGACATGGCACGGGAAAACCGGTCGAGGATCGAGCAGATCTGGAAAGATCGGGGAGAATAG
- a CDS encoding uncharacterized protein (EggNog:ENOG410PFCE~COG:Z~BUSCO:10219at33183), protein MLLLDYQNVLLQSLLTERFSAASPVSIDQIVSDFDGVTFHVSTPESKTKILISISVKCFRELIQYGAQDVLEREYGPYIVSPEAGYDFSIVVDLENLPSEPEARGELINRISLLKRNAMAAPFERAFQQYSKLEEEAVKYTTEAIPQRVKDGGEVMTIHYREEEAIFIKAYHDSVAVIFSTVFRDETDRIFGKVFLQELVDVRRRAITNAPQVLFRHDPPLELQGVPGLKNAQNGEIGYITFILYPRHLLPQKRAETISHIQTFRDYFHYHIKASKAYIHTRMRKRTADFLQVLNRARPENEERERKTASGRTFRVQG, encoded by the exons ATGTTGCTTCTAGATTACCAGAATGTCCTTCTTCAATCTTTGCTCACGGAGCGGTTCTCCGC CGCATCTCCCGTATCGATCGACCAAATAGTCTCCGATTTCGACGGCGTCACCTTCCATGTCTCTACACCCGAATCCAAAACGAAGATCCTCATCTCCATCTCCGTGAAATGCTTCCGTGAACTGATACAATACGGCGCTCAGGATGTCCTTGAGAGGGAATATGGTCCATATATCGTATCCCCGGAAGCCGGATATGACTTCTCTATTGTTGTGGACCTCGAAAACCTTCCATCTGAACCCGAGGCGCGTGGAGAGCTCATAAACCGGATTTCACTCCTGAAACGAAATGCCATGGCTGCACCATTTGAGCGGGCGTTCCAGCAATATTCAAAGctcgaagaagaagctgTAAAGTACACAACGGAGGCTATACCTCAGCGAGTCAAGGATGGAGGAGAGGTGATGACCATTCATTACCGCGAAGAAGAGGCCATATTTATCAAAGCGTATCACGACAGTGTGGCGGTAATCTTTAGCACGGTCTTCAGGGATGAGACAGATAGGATCTTCGGCAAGGTGTTTTTGCAG GAACTTGTTGATGTTAGAAGGAGGGCAATAACGAACGCTCCACAGGTATTGTTCCGGCATGATCCTCCGCTAGAATTACAAGGAGTACCAGGACTTAAAAACGCTCAAAATGGCGAAATTGGTTATATTACCTTTA TTCTCTACCCTCGACACCTACTTCCCCAGAAGCGCGCTGAGACCATTTCACATATTCAAACTTTCCGAGACTACTTCCACTATCATATTAAGGCATCCAAG GCATATATCCACACCCGTATGCGGAAACGAACAGCCGACTTCCTTCAGG TTCTCAACCGTGCCCGGCCTGAAAATGAGGAACGAGAAAGGAAGACTGCCAGTGGAAGAACGTTCAGAGTTCAAGGCTAG
- a CDS encoding uncharacterized protein (EggNog:ENOG410PXCS~BUSCO:8613at33183), which produces MSSVSSSSMASDNSCYLLPSSRYEGPPYCIREPSPKRYEEVEPTYGLSTRSFGEYNHEKPPKLEATYGGSVPFRNEYQIDRQEKPSPTHGNGTRFYANIKHKVREEIKPVYASGIRPLEERISERLEGIVELASKVYGIAKVVLEVMMAFGAVIDATPTGIKFYIERLENQMTQKTCSKLLAAVEDLFYATHATLNIEIRNLELCESFHFDIRNLAPNNKFNSKECLPEPSHLRLVFQTCKEYLTSDCVRKFLDQELIRQKQGEYVNQTMRMSMAAGYNPENELVFRQHIQKLVTEPESPYCRRWTGLNPIHEASPGMVLGTLKEKYLGILAREAKQEKKKSRRQSERHSTDSTHEELRHVTANREASYAMLHGMSVGEHRRQEESMSLSAYVKENLCICFGYCDCSRKCTLKGSRKCPCSSRLSVICDSHEADEKECFAEKCADIAANVFDRLSAVKRGVHIFQMMAELDMRLDRFHEAVVDYRQQCERASGGLKRRSDF; this is translated from the exons ATGTCTTCAGTGTCATCGTCGTCGATGGCATCCGACAATAGTTGCTATCTTTTGCCGAGTTCTAGGTACGAAGGGCCTCCGTACTGTATTAGAGAACCTAGCCCCAAGAGATACGAAGAAGTAGAGCCCACTTATGGACTCAGTACTCGATCTTTCGGTGAATATAACCATGAGAAACCTCCGAAGCTCGAGGCCACTTATGGAGGCAGTGTCCCGTTTCGCAACGAGTATCAAATTGATAGACAAGAGAAGCCCTCACCCACCCATGGAAATGGTACTCGCTTTTACGCAAACATCAAGCACAAGGTACGAGAGGAAATCAAACCGGTTTACGCAAGTGGTATTCGACCCCTCGAGGAACGTATATCTGAGAGGCTCGAGGGAATTGTGGAGTTGGCCTCCAAAGTATACGGCATTGCAAAAGTGGTTCTGGAAGTCATGATGGCCTTTGGTGCAGTT ATCGACGCCACTCCGACCGGAATCAAGTTCTATATCGAGCGACTTGAGAACCAAATGACCCAGAAAACTTGCTCAAAGCTCCTCGCTGCCGTAGAAGATCTCTTCTACGCAACACATGCAACACTGAATATCGAAATCAGAAACCTTGAGCTTTGCGAAAGCTTTCACTTTGACATCCGCAACTTAGCTCCGAACAATAAGTTCAACTCTAAAGAATGCTTGCCAGAACCGAGTCATTTGAGATTGGTCTTCCAGACATGCAAAGAATATTTGACTTCTGATTGTGTGCGTAAATTCCTTGACCAAGAGCTTATTCGCCAGAAGCAAGGAGAGTACGTCAATCAGACCATGAGAATGAGCATGGCAGCAGGTTACAACCCCGAAAATGAGCTGGTTTTCCGCCAGCATATTCAAAAGTTGGTTACCGAGCCAGAATCACCATATTGTCGCCGATGGACGGGACTCAACCCAATTCATGAAGCCAGTCCAGGGATGGTCCTTGGAACTTTGAAGGAAAAGTATCTTGGCATTCTTGCCAGGGAAGCAAagcaggaaaaaaagaaatcaagaagacAATCAGAACGCCACAGCACCGATTCAACCCATGAAGAATTGAGACACGTTACAGCGAACCGTGAAGCATCCTATGCCATGCTCCACGGCATGTCGGTGGGCGAGCATCGAAGACAGGAAGAATCCATGTCACTTAGTGCGTACGTCAAGGAAAACCTATGCATTTGCTTCGGATACTGCGACTGTTCCCGCAAGTGCACCCTCAAGGGAAGCCGAAAGTGTCCATGTAGTTCAAGGTTGAGCGTCATCTGCGATAGTCACGAAGCAGACGAGAAAGAATGCTTTGCCGAAAAGTGCGCGGATATTGCAGCAAATGTATTTGATCGTCTATCTGCGGTTAAACGTGGTGTGCATATTTTTCAGATGATGGCGGAATTGGATATGCGCCTGGATCGTTTCCATGAAGCAGTCGTCGACTATCGGCAACAATGCGAGAGAGCATCGGGCGGTTTGAAGCGACGTTCAGATTTTTAA
- a CDS encoding uncharacterized protein (EggNog:ENOG410PR5J~COG:S~BUSCO:13604at33183) — MSGSQSLMRAFTKRQKRPKVSAPMPFREGQVKFAPGTIDRSRISPAIELISSTNVLAYTAPDLPSTKSPNGLSSSSSSSFRSADDLDVPNFTPITSPATSTRDESPISTEPSLPPYFESTKRPKPSARSSASSSRSKDATPPIPQRALLHTKSQPNLGREGPPSKMTLPPISLNNPASSRVNYEPYNTLPESTHPFMKELEQVNEVAEEFTRGVRDEEEEILLNKGLKKFAVEDYIFEIQDLYQTYFGDELGERQPMGGAWI, encoded by the coding sequence ATGTCGGGTTCCCAGTCCCTCATGAGAGCGTTCACAAAGCGCCAGAAAAGGCCAAAGGTCTCTGCACCTATGCCCTTCCGCGAAGGCCAGGTCAAATTCGCCCCTGGAACCATCGATCGTTCGCGGATCTCCCCTGCAATCGAActcatctcctccaccaATGTCCTCGCTTACACCGCCCCGGATCTACCCTCCACCAAAAGCCCAAACGGgctctcttcctcctcgtcctcctcctttCGCTCTGCCGACGACTTGGATGTGCCCAACTTCACCCCCATCACCTCTCCTGCCACCTCGACCCGTGACGAGTCCCCAATCTCCACCGAACCTAGTCTTCCTCCCTACTTCGAGTCGACGAAGCGACCAAAGCCAAGCGCCAGGTCTTCCGCCTCCTCGTCGCGATCGAAGGATGCTACGCCTCCAATCCCGCAGCGCGCACTCTTGCACACGAAGTCACAGCCCAACCTTGGACGAGAAGGACCTCCGTCCAAGATGACCCTTCCCCCGATTTCTCTCAATAACCCAGCCTCCTCTCGAGTGAACTACGAACCTTACAATACTCTGCCGGAATCGACGCACCCATTCATGAAGGAGCTGGAACAGGTCAACGAGGTGGCCGAGGAGTTCACTCGCGGAGTACGTgacgaggaagaggaaattCTATTGAACAAGGGATTAAAGAAGTTTGCGGTGGAGGATTATATTTTCGAAATTCAAGATCTGTATCAGACCTATTTCGGAGACGAGCTCGGTGAGCGGCAGCCTATGGGCGGGGCATGGATCTGA
- a CDS encoding uncharacterized protein (EggNog:ENOG410PK1E~COG:S) produces MRAKRSKKYRKLMHQYEITFGFREPYQVLVDSHFLQAVYAFKMDLIPALERTLQGKVKPFITKCSLAAVMAASSTLSSTSSSSQQSKSAPQRRPPQLPPPTVLPLRYCSHNEDDSPIDEASCLLSLLSPSADSKKNKEHYILASADPAAPPADDKRRKLPRPLPRYDLRRDARLIPGVPIIYVKRSVMILEPMSGSSEGVRDGVERGKFKAGLVSAVKKRKRDDDEDKDREPKTKQAKRVKGPNPLSVKKPKKREDPAPQREGLQTKPQEEVLTIAKDADRDNAEGAPVKTKRKRKHKHKSHQEGEARHHVSIEVET; encoded by the exons ATGAGGGCGAAACGATCAAAAAAGTACCGCAAGTTAATGCATCAGTATGAGATTACTTTTGGCTTCCGTGAGCCTTATCAAGTCCTAG TCGATTCCCATTTTTTACAAGCTGTATATGCCTTTAAGATGGATTTGATACCCGCGCTGGAACGCACCCTACAAGGGAAAGTGAAACCTT TTATAACAAAATGTTCCCTCGCTGCAGTGATGGCGGCTTCTTCGACCTTGTCTTCcacttcttcctcctctcaACAATCGAAATCAGCTCCGCAGAGACGACCTCCACAACTTCCCCCACCGACCGTGCTTCCCCTCCGCTACTGCTCGCATAACGAAGATGATTCACCAATTGATGAAGCCAGCTGTTTGCTTTCCTTACTATCGCCGAGTGCAGACTcaaaaaagaataaagagCACTACATTTTAGCGTCCGCAGACCCAGCTGCCCCGCCGGCAGATGACAAAAGACGAAAATTACCCAGGCCTCTACCGAGATATGATCTTAGAAGGGATGCGCGATTGATACCCGGTGTTCCAATCATATATGTAAAGCGATCGGTAATGATATTAGAGCCGATGAGCGGGTCTTCTGAGGGAGTGCGAGATGGAGTTGAGAGGGGAAAATTCAAGGCTGGACTGGTTTCAGCGgtaaagaagagaaagagagacgatgatgaagataaAGACAGGGAACCGAAGACAAAACAAGCGAAAAGGGTCAAAGGCCCGAATCCCCTAAGTGTTAAGAAAccgaagaagagagaggacCCCGCGCCACAAAGGGAAGGTCTGCAAACCAAGCCTCAGGAGGAGGTTCTCACCATTGCGAAAGACGCCGATAGGGATAATGCGGAGGGTGCGCCGGTGAAGAcaaagaggaagaggaagcaTAAACACAAGTCACACCAAGAAGGTGAAGCAAGGCATCATGTTTCGATAGAAGTTGAAACGTGA